Proteins co-encoded in one Halorussus lipolyticus genomic window:
- a CDS encoding acyl-CoA dehydrogenase family protein, whose translation MELLADDIVPEYAREVKHEAREFADEYIAPNAEERFREAEYPHDILQAGQDAGLVAQDIGEDLGGRGLDVVEMLAVAEEWFRADAGIALSLQLASFGAEIVEAHGTDEQKEEYLRPVAEGDQITGLAVSEPDTGSDLSGMQTTAEKDEDTGEWVLNGEKYWIGNGVEGDWLTVYARTGNDEDNRYGNHSLFIVPTDAEGYDAEHIPEKMGMRASKQAHIVFDDCRIPDENLVGYEGAGFMLLAEFFNHGRTVVAGHGLGLAAAAIEEAWEFVHGREEFGRTIADFQAVQHGLADMRMEFEAARALTYRSAEKVRDGDNAGLWAAMAKTKATEVATDCAEQGMQFHGGRSILTDRRIARVYRDVRIPVVYEGANEIQRNLIYRQS comes from the coding sequence ATGGAACTGCTCGCCGACGACATCGTGCCAGAGTACGCCCGAGAAGTCAAACACGAGGCCCGCGAGTTCGCCGACGAGTACATCGCGCCCAACGCCGAGGAGCGATTCCGAGAAGCCGAGTACCCCCACGACATCCTGCAAGCCGGACAGGACGCCGGACTCGTCGCCCAAGACATCGGCGAGGACTTGGGTGGCCGGGGTCTCGACGTGGTGGAGATGCTCGCCGTGGCCGAGGAGTGGTTTCGGGCCGACGCGGGCATCGCCCTGTCGCTCCAACTCGCCAGTTTCGGCGCGGAAATCGTGGAAGCCCACGGCACCGACGAGCAGAAAGAGGAGTACCTCCGACCGGTCGCCGAGGGCGACCAGATTACGGGCCTCGCGGTCTCTGAACCCGACACCGGGAGCGACCTCTCGGGAATGCAGACCACCGCCGAGAAAGACGAGGACACGGGAGAGTGGGTCCTGAACGGCGAGAAGTACTGGATAGGCAACGGCGTCGAGGGCGACTGGCTGACGGTCTACGCCCGGACCGGTAACGACGAGGACAATCGCTACGGCAACCACTCGCTGTTCATCGTGCCGACCGATGCCGAGGGCTACGACGCCGAACACATCCCCGAGAAGATGGGGATGCGGGCGAGCAAGCAGGCCCACATCGTCTTCGACGACTGCCGGATTCCCGACGAGAATCTGGTGGGCTACGAGGGCGCTGGCTTCATGCTGTTGGCGGAGTTCTTCAACCACGGGCGGACCGTCGTGGCGGGCCACGGTCTGGGTCTCGCCGCCGCCGCAATCGAGGAGGCGTGGGAGTTCGTCCACGGCAGAGAGGAGTTCGGCCGGACCATCGCGGACTTTCAGGCGGTCCAGCACGGTCTGGCCGACATGCGGATGGAGTTCGAGGCGGCCCGCGCGCTGACCTACCGGTCAGCAGAGAAAGTCCGCGACGGCGACAACGCGGGTCTGTGGGCCGCGATGGCCAAGACCAAGGCCACCGAAGTCGCCACCGACTGCGCCGAGCAGGGGATGCAGTTCCACGGCGGACGTTCGATTCTGACCGACCGCAGAATCGCGCGGGTGTACCGCGACGTTCGCATTCCGGTGGTCTACGAGGGCGCGAACGAGATTCAGCGGAACCTCATCTATAGGCAATCGTAG
- a CDS encoding long-chain fatty acid--CoA ligase codes for MGGTDPTLRPFLWRAEKLYPDTEIVSRTAQGIERYDYAEFADRTGQLANALDSAGIESGDRVATFCWNHHRHFETYFGVPNSGAQLHTINPLLPDHHIEYIVENADDKLIFVDPSLIEKLEGPADSAAFESVEQFVVMGQQVPETSLSPVTDYESFVADESADYDWPDLSGDTKAGMCYTSGTTGKPKGVEYTQQMLWSHTMASLTPQGLEFDESDVIMPVVPMFHVNAWGMPYSATAAGAKHVYPGPAPEPADLAQLIEEEGVTFTAGVPTVWLGLLEYLEDNDADLSSLETIVIGGSAAPEAVIRRFDEEYDVDVLHAWGMTETAPIGTVSHLKAGMEDWDDDARYEKRGKQGLVVPGLEFKVVDDDGSEVPWNGEDFGEMYIKGPWVTQSYFERPEANEEDFEDGWLKTGDVVTVDTDGYVKIVDRAKDVIKSGGEWISSLELENALMANDSVAEATVIGVPHERWQERPVAFVVPVEGADEEDLREALMASIQDEYPRWWAPDELVFIDEVPKTATGKFDKKVLREEYSDESLVEGSVPDEAAPEEDE; via the coding sequence ATGGGTGGAACTGACCCCACACTTCGACCGTTCCTCTGGCGCGCCGAGAAACTGTACCCCGACACCGAAATCGTCTCTCGGACCGCGCAGGGAATCGAGCGATACGACTACGCGGAGTTCGCCGACCGGACCGGCCAGTTGGCGAACGCTCTCGATTCAGCGGGCATCGAATCGGGCGACAGGGTGGCGACGTTCTGCTGGAATCACCACCGCCACTTCGAGACCTACTTCGGCGTGCCCAACTCCGGCGCGCAGTTGCACACAATCAATCCCCTCCTCCCCGACCACCACATCGAGTACATCGTAGAGAACGCCGACGACAAACTCATCTTCGTGGACCCCTCCCTCATCGAGAAACTGGAAGGTCCCGCCGACTCGGCGGCCTTCGAGAGCGTCGAGCAGTTCGTCGTGATGGGCCAGCAAGTCCCCGAAACCTCGCTCTCCCCAGTAACTGACTACGAGTCCTTCGTCGCCGACGAGTCGGCCGACTACGACTGGCCGGACCTCTCGGGCGACACCAAAGCCGGGATGTGCTACACCTCCGGGACCACGGGCAAGCCCAAGGGCGTCGAGTACACCCAGCAGATGCTCTGGTCGCACACGATGGCGTCTCTGACCCCGCAGGGACTGGAGTTCGACGAGTCCGACGTAATCATGCCGGTCGTGCCCATGTTCCACGTCAACGCATGGGGAATGCCCTATTCGGCGACTGCCGCGGGAGCCAAGCACGTCTACCCCGGTCCCGCACCGGAACCTGCGGACTTGGCTCAACTCATCGAGGAGGAAGGCGTCACCTTCACCGCGGGCGTGCCGACGGTTTGGCTCGGACTCCTCGAATATCTGGAGGACAACGACGCCGACCTCTCGTCGCTCGAAACCATCGTCATCGGCGGGAGCGCCGCCCCCGAGGCCGTCATCCGGCGCTTCGACGAGGAGTACGACGTGGACGTCCTCCACGCGTGGGGCATGACCGAAACCGCCCCAATCGGGACTGTCTCGCACCTCAAGGCCGGAATGGAGGACTGGGACGACGACGCGCGCTACGAGAAGCGGGGCAAGCAGGGCCTCGTCGTGCCCGGACTGGAGTTCAAAGTCGTGGACGACGACGGCAGTGAGGTCCCGTGGAACGGCGAGGACTTCGGCGAAATGTACATCAAAGGGCCGTGGGTGACCCAATCGTACTTCGAGCGCCCCGAAGCCAACGAGGAGGACTTCGAGGACGGATGGCTCAAGACCGGCGACGTGGTGACGGTGGACACCGACGGCTACGTCAAAATCGTGGACCGCGCCAAGGACGTCATCAAGAGCGGCGGGGAATGGATTTCGTCGCTCGAACTCGAAAACGCGCTGATGGCGAACGACAGCGTGGCCGAGGCCACGGTCATCGGCGTGCCTCACGAACGCTGGCAGGAGCGACCGGTCGCCTTCGTGGTTCCGGTCGAGGGGGCCGACGAGGAGGACCTGCGCGAGGCCCTCATGGCGTCGATTCAGGACGAGTACCCGCGATGGTGGGCACCCGACGAACTCGTCTTCATCGACGAGGTGCCAAAGACCGCGACCGGGAAGTTCGACAAGAAGGTCCTGCGCGAGGAGTACAGCGACGAGTCGCTGGTCGAGGGGTCGGTGCCCGATGAGGCCGCCCCGGAAGAAGACGAGTGA
- a CDS encoding PHP-associated domain-containing protein has protein sequence MTGGESFRVDFHVKVLDERVVQRAKARGLDAIVYAPHFTRLSEVRQQADRFSDDDLLVIPGREVFTGDWSNRRHVLAFGLDDPVPDFITLADALAEFDRQDAAVLAPHPEFLNVSFDAEDLSAHRDRIDAVEAYNPKHWAHHNRRARELATEFDLPTFTSSYAHLRGSVGEAWTEFEESFDSASDLVSALKEGVSRRIVHRSGWGHKLRCAAEFAHLGWENSYEKIDRLFLSGTEPTHPNHIAYDDRFESVY, from the coding sequence GTGACAGGGGGCGAGTCGTTTCGCGTCGATTTCCACGTGAAGGTGTTGGACGAGCGAGTAGTGCAACGAGCAAAGGCCCGCGGGTTGGACGCAATCGTCTACGCACCCCACTTCACTCGACTCTCCGAGGTCCGCCAGCAGGCCGACCGATTCTCCGACGACGACCTGTTGGTGATTCCCGGCCGAGAGGTGTTCACGGGCGACTGGTCGAACCGCAGGCACGTCCTCGCGTTCGGCCTCGACGACCCGGTGCCCGACTTCATCACCCTCGCCGACGCGCTGGCCGAGTTCGACCGGCAGGACGCCGCGGTCCTCGCGCCGCATCCGGAGTTCCTCAACGTCAGTTTCGACGCCGAGGACTTGTCGGCCCACCGCGACCGAATCGACGCCGTGGAGGCCTACAACCCGAAACACTGGGCGCACCACAATCGACGCGCTCGGGAACTGGCGACCGAGTTCGACCTGCCGACGTTCACCTCGTCGTACGCCCACCTCCGGGGGTCGGTCGGCGAGGCGTGGACCGAGTTCGAGGAGTCCTTCGACTCGGCGAGTGACCTCGTGTCGGCGCTGAAGGAGGGCGTCTCGCGCAGAATCGTCCACCGGTCGGGATGGGGCCACAAACTCCGGTGCGCCGCGGAGTTCGCGCATCTCGGGTGGGAGAACTCCTACGAGAAAATCGACCGCCTGTTTCTCTCGGGGACCGAACCGACCCACCCGAATCACATCGCCTACGACGACCGATTCGAGAGCGTCTACTAG
- a CDS encoding metal-dependent hydrolase, which translates to MNKEGHVLNAVLLSIGLGYVLHPSGDVPTFRAIAEISVPVVLGALFPDVDTAFGKHRKTLHNLPVLAIIYAYPVFFDNLHYVWIGVATHYVLDVVGSKRGIALFYPYTKEYNLPVGVAVSSERATLVTVLITGLEVALIAAVVHVQLPVQDLTASITGLL; encoded by the coding sequence ATGAACAAGGAGGGACACGTGCTGAACGCGGTTCTGCTGAGTATCGGACTGGGGTACGTCTTGCACCCCTCGGGCGACGTGCCCACTTTCCGGGCCATCGCCGAGATTTCCGTGCCGGTGGTCCTCGGCGCGCTGTTCCCCGACGTGGACACCGCGTTCGGCAAGCACCGCAAGACGCTCCACAACCTGCCCGTGCTGGCGATTATCTACGCCTACCCCGTCTTCTTCGACAACCTCCACTACGTCTGGATTGGCGTGGCGACCCACTACGTGCTGGACGTGGTGGGGAGCAAGCGCGGCATCGCGCTGTTCTACCCCTACACGAAGGAGTACAACCTCCCGGTCGGCGTTGCAGTTTCGAGCGAGCGCGCCACCCTCGTGACGGTCCTCATCACGGGTCTCGAAGTCGCGCTCATCGCCGCAGTGGTCCACGTCCAACTCCCGGTGCAGGACCTCACGGCCTCGATTACGGGACTGCTCTAG
- a CDS encoding CinA family protein: MREFAEEPPVEERIGDPLREADQTLAVAESCTGGLVGSLLTDVSGSSDYFDRGLVTYSYDAKLQELGVAREALDEHGAVSEPVARQMARGVRDDAGTDWGVATTGIAGPTGGTDEKPVGTVFIGVAYAGEWGTQESYATVSRYEFDGSRRMVKEQIARQALRDVLSEIESE; the protein is encoded by the coding sequence ATGCGCGAGTTCGCCGAGGAGCCACCAGTCGAGGAGCGCATCGGAGACCCACTCCGCGAGGCCGACCAGACCCTCGCAGTCGCCGAGTCCTGCACCGGCGGTCTCGTCGGGTCGCTTCTGACCGACGTGTCGGGGTCGAGTGACTACTTCGACCGGGGCCTCGTGACCTACTCCTACGACGCCAAACTGCAGGAACTCGGCGTCGCTCGCGAGGCCTTGGACGAACACGGCGCGGTCAGCGAACCCGTCGCGCGCCAGATGGCCCGCGGGGTCCGCGACGATGCCGGAACCGACTGGGGCGTGGCGACGACCGGCATCGCGGGGCCGACCGGCGGGACCGACGAGAAACCGGTCGGAACGGTGTTCATCGGGGTGGCATACGCCGGCGAGTGGGGTACGCAGGAGTCCTACGCGACGGTCTCTCGCTACGAGTTCGACGGGAGTCGGCGAATGGTGAAAGAGCAAATCGCCCGGCAGGCGCTTCGGGACGTGCTTTCTGAGATAGAGTCGGAATAG